From one Mycolicibacterium sp. HK-90 genomic stretch:
- the rpmD gene encoding 50S ribosomal protein L30, whose translation MAELKITQVRGTIGARWKQRESLRTLGLKKIRQSVVREDNAQTRGLIKAVHHLIEVEEVKS comes from the coding sequence ATGGCAGAGCTCAAGATCACCCAGGTGCGCGGAACCATCGGCGCACGCTGGAAGCAGCGCGAAAGCCTGCGGACCCTGGGGCTGAAGAAGATTCGTCAGTCTGTGGTGCGTGAGGACAACGCGCAGACCCGCGGTCTGATCAAGGCCGTTCATCACCTCATCGAGGTGGAGGAGGTGAAGTCCTGA
- the rplO gene encoding 50S ribosomal protein L15: MSVIKLHDLRPAPGEKKAKTRVGRGEGSKGKTAGRGTKGTKARKNVPATFEGGQMPIHMRLPKLKGFKNRFRTSYEVVNVGDIAKAFPQGGTIGVDELVAKGLVRKNSLVKVLGDGKLAVKVDVTANKFSGSAREAITAAGGSATEL, from the coding sequence ATGTCCGTTATCAAGCTTCACGACCTGAGGCCCGCCCCCGGAGAGAAGAAGGCCAAGACCCGCGTCGGTCGTGGTGAGGGCTCCAAGGGTAAGACCGCCGGTCGTGGTACCAAGGGCACCAAGGCCCGCAAGAACGTCCCCGCGACGTTCGAGGGTGGCCAGATGCCGATCCACATGCGGCTGCCGAAGCTCAAGGGCTTCAAGAACCGCTTCCGGACCTCCTACGAGGTCGTCAACGTCGGCGACATCGCCAAGGCCTTCCCGCAGGGCGGCACCATCGGTGTCGACGAGCTGGTCGCCAAGGGCCTCGTTCGCAAGAACAGCCTGGTGAAGGTGCTCGGCGACGGCAAGCTGGCCGTCAAGGTCGACGTCACCGCCAACAAGTTCAGTGGTAGCGCCCGTGAGGCGATCACCGCTGCCGGTGGTTCGGCAACCGAGCTGTAA